The proteins below are encoded in one region of Aestuariivirga litoralis:
- a CDS encoding zinc-finger domain-containing protein has protein sequence MAQGATPHFQNSMGLAVIEISAKEFMCVGAKPPFDHPHVFIDMGKAEDTVCPYCSTLYKFNGSLPAGTAKPAEALWHDEAA, from the coding sequence ATGGCACAGGGCGCAACACCGCATTTCCAGAATTCGATGGGTCTTGCCGTGATCGAAATCAGCGCGAAGGAATTCATGTGCGTGGGTGCCAAGCCGCCCTTCGATCATCCCCATGTGTTCATCGATATGGGCAAGGCTGAAGACACAGTTTGCCCGTATTGCTCAACGCTCTACAAGTTTAACGGTTCCCTGCCCGCAGGCACCGCCAAGCCTGCCGAAGCCCTCTGGCACGACGAAGCGGCATAG
- the mgtE gene encoding magnesium transporter: MDVVHEAVLRDQWGALRPEFLSDLKGAIGGQDGKQARTLTRELHAADLADVMEAIGSSDSIVLINLLGKNFDVEALAELDSGTRDAVVEELPPEVMVNAIKRLDTDDAVYLIEDLDRQQRSEILAKIPKEDRVALNRALDYPEDTAGRLMQTDYVAVPEFWNVEKVLDHTRATRGLPDDFSEIYVTNASFHLIGWLPLSRILRANRFKPVKDLMDDDQVPLKVTDTKEEVAYQFEQYNLVSAPVIDANGRLVGVLTVDDVVDIIQERAEDDMLRLGGVAASEELLSSVVSITRSRFSWLFVNLLTAILASWVISWFDATIQQMVQIAILMPIVASMGGNAGTQTMTVAVRALATRQLGPFNAIRVVFRECSVGLINGFLFALIMGLFTWWWFGFQALGLIIALAMIINLLAAALAGILLPLALDKLDQDPAVSAAVFLTTVTDVTGFFSFLGLATLWLKMGGGFH, encoded by the coding sequence ATGGATGTAGTCCACGAAGCAGTGCTGCGCGACCAATGGGGCGCTCTCCGGCCTGAATTTCTCTCTGATCTGAAGGGTGCGATCGGCGGGCAGGATGGCAAGCAGGCCCGCACCCTGACGCGGGAGCTGCACGCCGCCGACTTGGCTGACGTGATGGAGGCCATCGGGTCTTCCGACTCCATCGTCCTCATCAATCTGCTCGGCAAGAATTTCGACGTTGAGGCGCTGGCCGAACTGGATTCCGGCACACGTGACGCCGTGGTGGAGGAATTGCCGCCGGAAGTGATGGTCAACGCCATCAAGCGGCTGGATACCGACGACGCTGTTTACCTGATCGAGGATCTTGACCGGCAACAGCGCAGCGAAATCCTCGCCAAGATTCCCAAGGAAGACCGGGTCGCGCTGAACCGCGCGCTGGATTACCCGGAAGACACCGCCGGCCGCCTGATGCAGACGGATTACGTCGCTGTGCCGGAATTCTGGAATGTGGAAAAGGTGCTGGATCACACCCGCGCCACCCGCGGGCTTCCCGATGATTTCAGCGAAATCTACGTCACCAATGCAAGCTTCCATCTGATCGGCTGGCTGCCGCTGTCGCGCATCCTGCGCGCCAACCGGTTCAAGCCCGTCAAGGATCTGATGGATGATGACCAAGTGCCCCTGAAGGTGACTGACACCAAGGAAGAGGTGGCCTATCAATTCGAGCAGTATAACCTTGTGTCAGCCCCGGTAATTGACGCCAATGGCCGCCTTGTGGGCGTCCTCACGGTCGATGACGTGGTGGACATCATCCAGGAGCGCGCTGAGGACGACATGTTGCGCCTCGGTGGTGTTGCGGCTTCGGAGGAGCTTCTGTCTTCGGTGGTTTCGATCACAAGGTCGCGCTTCTCCTGGCTGTTCGTCAACTTGCTGACTGCCATTCTCGCCTCCTGGGTGATCTCTTGGTTTGACGCTACCATCCAGCAGATGGTGCAGATCGCCATCCTGATGCCCATCGTGGCGTCGATGGGCGGCAATGCCGGCACCCAGACCATGACGGTTGCGGTGCGCGCACTCGCTACCCGCCAGCTCGGGCCCTTCAATGCCATCCGCGTGGTGTTCCGCGAATGCAGCGTGGGCCTAATCAACGGCTTTCTGTTCGCACTCATCATGGGCCTGTTCACCTGGTGGTGGTTTGGCTTCCAGGCGCTGGGCTTGATCATCGCTTTGGCCATGATCATCAATCTTCTGGCGGCGGCCCTGGCTGGCATACTGTTGCCGTTGGCGCTGGACAAGCTGGACCAGGACCCAGCGGTTTCGGCTGCCGTGTTCCTGACCACGGTGACCGATGTGACCGGGTTCTTCTCGTTCCTGGGCCTGGCCACGCTGTG
- a CDS encoding gamma carbonic anhydrase family protein, whose translation MTLYALDGVSPEIDPQGWVAPTADVAGKVRLAKGGSIWFGAVLRGDNEWISIGEGSNVQDLCVLHTDMGAPMDIGRNCTIGHRAILHGCKIGEQSLIGMGAVILNHAQIGARCLIGAHALIPEGKIIPDGSLVIGAPGKVARVLNEEEQGKLLLSAQGYQRNALRFRAGLKPL comes from the coding sequence ATGACCCTTTATGCGCTGGATGGTGTTTCGCCTGAGATCGATCCGCAAGGCTGGGTAGCGCCTACCGCCGATGTGGCGGGCAAGGTGCGCCTCGCCAAAGGCGGCAGCATCTGGTTTGGTGCCGTGCTGCGCGGCGACAATGAATGGATATCCATTGGTGAAGGCTCCAACGTGCAAGACCTGTGCGTGCTGCATACCGACATGGGTGCACCGATGGACATCGGCCGCAACTGCACCATTGGCCACCGCGCCATTCTGCACGGATGCAAGATTGGCGAACAGAGCCTGATCGGCATGGGGGCGGTGATCCTGAATCACGCGCAGATCGGCGCGCGCTGTCTTATCGGTGCGCACGCGTTAATCCCGGAAGGCAAGATTATTCCGGATGGATCACTGGTGATCGGTGCGCCCGGCAAGGTGGCGCGTGTGCTGAATGAGGAGGAGCAGGGAAAGCTGCTGCTCTCGGCGCAGGGCTATCAGCGGAATGCGCTCAGGTTTCGGGCAGGGCTTAAGCCCCTCTAA
- a CDS encoding winged helix-turn-helix domain-containing protein, with amino-acid sequence MTPQEARRIALAAQGFTHQDRDKPLNWGHIARTIDDLHLLQIDSVNVVIRSHYLPLFSRLGNYPRDTLDKRTLARTKRHVFECWAHEASLVPLTLHPLMRWRMNRARNGDGNYKAYDHFSRTEKNFLKSTLAHIEKFGPVTASSIPGAGKSSVGWWNWSKGKLALETLFDHGLVTTSHRDGFERIYDLSERVIPAEIQALPTPPEEESFEMLMEMSAQALGIATEIDLRDYFRLPVKDARAALLRLIEQKRLIEVQVKGWPKLAYVTPNVKKARKAGGTALLSPFDPLVWNRDRASRIFNFDYRIEIYTPGPKRKYGYYVLPFLFEDKLVGRVCLKADREAGVLRANQIHIEDGADPSATAQALATELKRMQHWLGLEGLDAASKGNLAKELQKYL; translated from the coding sequence ATGACCCCGCAGGAGGCCCGCCGCATCGCTCTGGCGGCGCAAGGCTTCACCCATCAGGACCGTGACAAGCCGTTGAACTGGGGCCACATCGCCCGCACCATTGATGATCTGCATCTGCTGCAGATCGACAGTGTGAACGTTGTCATCCGCTCGCATTATCTGCCGCTGTTTTCGCGCCTCGGCAATTATCCTCGCGACACGCTGGACAAGCGCACGCTGGCGCGCACCAAGCGCCATGTCTTCGAATGCTGGGCGCATGAAGCATCGCTGGTGCCGCTCACGCTGCATCCGCTGATGCGCTGGCGCATGAACCGCGCCCGCAATGGCGATGGCAATTACAAAGCCTATGACCATTTCAGCCGCACCGAAAAAAACTTCCTGAAATCCACGCTTGCCCATATCGAGAAATTCGGCCCCGTCACCGCCAGCAGCATTCCGGGTGCGGGCAAAAGCTCCGTCGGCTGGTGGAACTGGAGCAAGGGCAAGCTGGCTCTTGAAACCCTGTTCGATCATGGCCTCGTCACCACCTCGCACCGCGACGGGTTCGAGCGCATCTATGATCTGTCTGAGCGCGTGATTCCGGCCGAGATCCAGGCCCTGCCCACTCCGCCCGAGGAAGAGTCCTTCGAGATGCTGATGGAAATGTCGGCGCAGGCTTTGGGCATTGCTACCGAAATTGACCTGCGCGACTATTTCCGCTTGCCGGTGAAAGATGCGCGCGCTGCTCTCCTGCGCCTCATTGAACAAAAGCGCCTGATCGAAGTGCAGGTCAAAGGCTGGCCCAAGCTTGCTTATGTGACACCAAACGTGAAGAAGGCCCGCAAAGCCGGAGGCACGGCGCTGCTCTCACCCTTCGATCCTCTAGTCTGGAACCGTGACCGCGCTAGCCGGATTTTCAATTTCGACTACCGCATCGAAATCTACACGCCCGGCCCCAAGCGCAAATATGGCTATTACGTTCTGCCATTTTTGTTCGAAGACAAGCTCGTGGGCCGCGTCTGCCTGAAGGCCGATCGCGAAGCCGGCGTGCTACGCGCCAACCAGATTCACATCGAAGACGGCGCTGATCCATCAGCCACCGCGCAGGCGCTGGCCACCGAACTCAAGCGCATGCAGCACTGGCTGGGCCTTGAAGGCCTGGATGCCGCCAGCAAGGGTAACTTGGCAAAAGAGCTGCAGAAATATCTCTAG
- a CDS encoding DUF6949 family protein: protein MDYHYVAYLFAMAAGIASSGAIGSLWAIATDEAPVFSGLSEPDLLTPIRAIVLVFSAPTTLMISGIFYLIAKPPLGLLCVALGLCWSFVQGIFILNQVFGVT from the coding sequence ATGGACTATCATTATGTCGCATATCTGTTTGCGATGGCCGCCGGGATAGCCTCTTCGGGTGCCATTGGCAGCCTGTGGGCGATTGCCACCGACGAAGCACCGGTGTTTTCCGGTCTGAGTGAACCTGATCTTCTGACTCCCATCCGCGCCATCGTATTGGTGTTCAGCGCGCCGACGACTTTGATGATTTCCGGCATTTTCTATCTGATCGCCAAGCCGCCTTTGGGCCTTCTGTGCGTGGCCCTTGGGTTATGCTGGAGCTTTGTGCAGGGAATCTTTATCCTCAACCAGGTGTTTGGTGTGACATGA
- the cysE gene encoding serine O-acetyltransferase, whose amino-acid sequence MAQHNSQSKTVERLDPVWDRLRHEAEEIARAEPGLGGFVYSSVLAHSSFENALMHRLAQRLGSADLGADAIVSAFGDALMREPDIGHAARADIIATFDRDPACHRYIDPLLYFKGWQALQAHRMAHRLWEMGRKDFALYLQSRSSIISSIDINPNARIGKGIMIDHGHDIVIGETSVIEDNVSILQGVTLGGTGKESGDRHPKIRQGVLIGAGAKILGNIEIGRCSRVAACSVVLHDVPPNTTVAGVPAKIVGKAGCAEPARAMDHNVESDDADFDLNGG is encoded by the coding sequence ATGGCGCAACACAATTCGCAGAGCAAAACGGTGGAAAGACTGGATCCCGTCTGGGACCGCTTGCGCCATGAGGCTGAAGAAATTGCGCGCGCCGAGCCTGGGCTTGGCGGCTTTGTCTATTCGTCAGTTTTGGCCCATTCGTCATTCGAAAATGCCTTGATGCACCGGTTGGCCCAACGCTTGGGCAGCGCTGATCTGGGTGCTGACGCCATTGTGTCGGCTTTTGGTGATGCGTTGATGCGCGAGCCGGATATTGGCCACGCGGCCCGTGCCGATATCATCGCCACTTTTGACCGTGATCCGGCCTGCCACCGCTATATCGACCCGCTGCTTTATTTCAAAGGCTGGCAGGCGCTGCAGGCGCACCGCATGGCGCACCGCCTGTGGGAAATGGGCCGCAAGGATTTCGCGCTTTACCTGCAGAGCCGCTCATCGATTATTTCTTCGATCGACATCAATCCCAATGCCCGCATCGGCAAGGGCATCATGATTGATCACGGCCATGACATCGTGATCGGTGAGACCAGTGTGATCGAAGACAATGTGTCGATCCTGCAGGGCGTGACGCTGGGTGGCACGGGCAAGGAATCGGGCGACCGCCATCCCAAGATCCGCCAGGGCGTGCTGATCGGGGCGGGGGCGAAGATCCTTGGCAATATCGAGATTGGCCGCTGCAGCCGCGTGGCTGCCTGCTCGGTGGTGCTGCATGATGTGCCGCCGAACACCACGGTGGCCGGTGTTCCGGCCAAGATCGTCGGCAAGGCCGGCTGTGCCGAACCGGCGCGCGCCATGGATCACAATGTGGAATCTGATGACGCTGATTTCGACCTGAACGGCGGCTGA
- a CDS encoding transglutaminase-like cysteine peptidase — MKINTVLGTILTSLVLGFAPAHSAALKGNFEKPTAAPAATVYGSTLPPAGYVAFCGRGEDECKFTGGTNERVALTNANWAEINKVNHYVNTKIRPATDQELYGMADYWTYPVDAGDCEDFVLLKKRYFEQLGYNPDQLLITVVLDENGDGHAVMTIPTDKGDLVLDNRRQDILRWNETGYIFLKRQSQAASNIWVSLQKGPSQTVSSNLFVSTKGN; from the coding sequence ATGAAGATCAACACCGTTCTGGGGACTATCCTTACAAGTCTGGTTCTAGGCTTTGCGCCCGCTCATTCCGCCGCGCTCAAGGGCAATTTCGAGAAGCCGACTGCGGCTCCTGCCGCCACCGTCTATGGCTCAACCTTGCCGCCTGCCGGCTACGTGGCTTTCTGTGGCCGCGGCGAAGACGAATGCAAATTCACCGGCGGCACCAATGAGCGTGTGGCTTTGACCAACGCCAACTGGGCCGAGATCAACAAGGTCAACCACTACGTCAACACCAAGATCCGTCCGGCCACCGATCAGGAACTCTATGGCATGGCTGATTACTGGACCTATCCCGTCGACGCTGGCGATTGCGAAGATTTCGTGCTGCTGAAGAAGCGCTATTTTGAACAGCTCGGCTACAATCCGGATCAGTTGCTGATCACCGTTGTGCTCGACGAGAATGGTGACGGCCACGCCGTAATGACGATCCCCACCGACAAGGGCGATCTGGTGCTCGACAATCGCCGCCAGGACATACTGCGCTGGAATGAAACTGGATACATTTTCCTGAAGCGTCAATCACAGGCCGCTTCCAACATCTGGGTCAGCCTGCAGAAGGGCCCAAGCCAGACCGTCTCGTCCAACCTCTTCGTCTCGACCAAAGGAAACTAA
- a CDS encoding DUF3126 family protein: MKPDELAKLTAYFRKTFNNPSIVAKARPQKKDSCELYVGEEFLGVISRDDEDGDLSYNFSMAILDIDLE, translated from the coding sequence TTGAAACCCGACGAACTTGCCAAGCTCACGGCTTATTTCCGCAAGACTTTCAACAATCCTTCGATTGTTGCCAAGGCACGGCCGCAGAAGAAAGATTCCTGTGAGCTTTATGTGGGTGAGGAATTCCTCGGCGTGATCTCGCGCGACGATGAAGACGGCGACTTGTCGTATAATTTCTCAATGGCTATTCTGGATATCGATCTGGAATAG
- a CDS encoding alpha/beta fold hydrolase — translation MHKFNSAGVDIAYEEWGAGPPILLIHGFASNIYVNWRDTSWVKTLTHGGYRVVAIDNRGHGESAKLYDSEQYSAPAMADDARRLMDHLQIEKAVVMGYSMGARISAFLTMQYPERVSAAIFAGLASRMITGVGGSEEIAQALEADNLAEVTDRDARGFRIFADSTKSDRKALAACIRFSRVKIKPEGLAAITCPVLVVAGEKDEVAGDVTGLTSVIPGARGVVLANRNHMNAVGDSGYKAAVIDFLKGLHKPAEM, via the coding sequence ATGCACAAATTCAATTCGGCGGGCGTGGACATTGCTTATGAGGAATGGGGTGCCGGCCCACCCATTCTGCTGATCCATGGCTTTGCCTCCAACATCTATGTGAACTGGCGCGACACAAGCTGGGTGAAAACGCTGACCCACGGCGGTTACCGCGTCGTCGCCATTGACAATCGCGGGCATGGCGAAAGTGCCAAGCTTTATGACAGCGAGCAATATTCGGCTCCCGCCATGGCGGATGATGCAAGGCGGCTGATGGACCATCTGCAGATCGAAAAGGCCGTGGTGATGGGCTATTCGATGGGCGCGCGGATTTCGGCGTTTCTGACCATGCAATATCCGGAGCGCGTGTCTGCCGCGATTTTTGCTGGGCTGGCTTCTCGGATGATTACTGGCGTGGGCGGTTCTGAAGAGATCGCCCAAGCGCTGGAGGCTGACAATCTGGCCGAAGTGACAGACCGGGATGCGCGCGGCTTTCGGATTTTTGCCGACAGCACGAAATCAGACCGCAAAGCCCTGGCCGCCTGCATCCGCTTCTCGCGGGTGAAGATCAAGCCGGAAGGGCTGGCGGCCATCACTTGCCCGGTTCTAGTGGTGGCGGGCGAGAAGGACGAGGTAGCAGGTGACGTGACGGGCCTGACCAGCGTGATCCCCGGTGCCAGGGGTGTGGTTCTGGCCAATCGTAACCATATGAATGCAGTAGGGGATAGCGGGTATAAAGCGGCCGTTATCGATTTCCTCAAGGGCCTGCACAAGCCAGCGGAAATGTGA
- a CDS encoding aspartate aminotransferase family protein, with the protein MNIDDALKAAVERFVAARPKTLALHERAKAVMPGGNTRTVLFTQPFPVRVERAENQMVHDVDGHSYTDFVGEYSAGVYGHSNPVIADAVAKAVAGGINFGAHHKVEVEFAEAVAERFGLERLRFTNSGTEANMMALAAARHFTGRSKVMAMRGGYHGGTLYFVGGQSPVNAPFEVVLARFNDIEATRALIHEHGKDLAALLVEPMLGSGGCIPASHDFLAMLRVETAAKGIVLVFDAVMTSRLGPNGYAKELGLKPDMTTLGKYIGGGMSFGCFGGRADIMDQFDPMKPGFLPHAGTFNNNTLTMNAGLAGITKIFTPEKAADLNTRGERLKASLNKLFQDYQANWQVTGIGSLLNLHPVAGVIARAEDAQAGDLRLRRLLFLHLLEQGVYIAERGYMALSLAITDADCEKLRAAVEQFLIRTRGMTA; encoded by the coding sequence ATGAATATTGATGACGCATTGAAGGCGGCGGTCGAGCGCTTCGTTGCGGCGCGACCAAAAACGCTGGCGCTGCATGAGCGGGCAAAAGCCGTGATGCCGGGCGGAAACACCCGCACAGTGTTGTTCACCCAACCGTTTCCGGTGCGCGTGGAGCGGGCCGAGAACCAGATGGTGCATGATGTGGATGGGCACAGCTACACTGATTTTGTGGGTGAATATTCCGCCGGTGTCTATGGCCATTCCAATCCAGTGATCGCTGACGCAGTGGCGAAGGCGGTGGCTGGCGGCATCAATTTCGGTGCGCATCACAAGGTCGAAGTGGAGTTTGCCGAGGCGGTGGCCGAGAGGTTCGGGCTGGAGCGCTTGCGCTTCACCAATTCCGGCACCGAGGCCAATATGATGGCGCTGGCAGCGGCGCGGCATTTCACCGGGCGCAGCAAGGTGATGGCGATGCGTGGCGGCTATCATGGCGGCACGCTGTATTTTGTGGGCGGGCAATCACCGGTGAATGCGCCGTTTGAGGTGGTGCTGGCACGGTTCAACGATATTGAAGCCACGCGTGCGCTGATCCATGAGCATGGCAAAGACCTTGCGGCCTTGCTGGTGGAGCCGATGCTGGGCAGCGGCGGTTGCATTCCAGCCTCGCATGATTTCTTGGCGATGCTGCGTGTGGAAACGGCGGCGAAGGGCATCGTGCTGGTGTTTGACGCGGTTATGACCTCGCGGCTGGGCCCTAACGGTTATGCCAAGGAGCTGGGGCTCAAGCCCGACATGACCACGCTGGGCAAATATATCGGTGGCGGCATGAGCTTTGGCTGTTTCGGTGGGCGGGCCGACATCATGGATCAGTTTGATCCGATGAAACCCGGCTTCCTGCCGCATGCCGGCACGTTCAACAACAATACGCTGACCATGAATGCGGGGCTGGCGGGAATCACCAAGATCTTCACGCCGGAAAAGGCGGCGGATTTGAATACGCGGGGCGAAAGGCTGAAAGCTTCGCTCAACAAGCTGTTTCAGGATTACCAAGCCAACTGGCAGGTAACAGGCATTGGCTCACTGCTCAATCTGCATCCGGTGGCGGGCGTGATTGCACGGGCCGAGGATGCGCAGGCGGGAGACTTGCGGTTGCGGCGATTGCTGTTCCTGCATTTGCTGGAACAGGGTGTTTACATCGCTGAGCGTGGCTATATGGCGCTGTCTTTAGCTATTACTGATGCTGATTGCGAAAAGCTGCGGGCGGCGGTGGAGCAGTTCCTGATCCGAACGCGTGGGATGACCGCCTAG